A stretch of the Xiphophorus couchianus chromosome 15, X_couchianus-1.0, whole genome shotgun sequence genome encodes the following:
- the flrt2 gene encoding leucine-rich repeat transmembrane protein FLRT2, with the protein MEFLSGPWNKDWASFLQFWLTVILSLHMQFSPIASCPQVCRCDKAFIYCNERSLTSVPLGIGEGYSILFLHNNQINNAGFPMEFHNLESIEVVYLYGNQLDEFPINLPKNTKVLHLQENNIQTISRAALAQLSKLEELHLDDNSISTVGVEEGAFREAQSLKLLFLTKNHLSSVPIGLPEDLKELRLDENRIAVIAEEAFQNVTRLQRLLLDGNLLTDEGIAPGTFRDLGSLRELALARNSLTFPPPLLPSQSLIKLSLQENLIDQIPVAAFADLNRLERLDISSNQLQTLTHGVFDGLSSLKHLVVRSNPWRCDCSVKWVVVWLKSLPSSINARGFVCNSPEKVRGMTIRELTLDIIECPIFPDQTPWPTLRSTPPPPPTTAPITTMISTLITTSNPYYFDSPSPPLPPIHNNPPGPLPPYEDPLQISFHVVNSTNIEVSWASYFTVTAYKVTWVKSSQRQNEGMRERTVSGDRRHLSLTDLEPRSVYRICVHVLDTLNSYRPGEDTICSDARTKAPASTKPPGREQAPQDTLNFTLLMAGIIGGAVLIILVTLLGLFCWHMHRKSRSSSTKWKYNRGRRKDDYCEAGTKKDNSILEMTETSFQIVALNNEQLLKGDFRIQPIYTPNGGIGFRDCHLSNNSIAYCKSSNVPSTEFCHT; encoded by the coding sequence ATGGAGTTTCTTTCTGGACCGTGGAATAAAGATTGGGCATCATTTCTGCAGTTTTGGTTGACTGTCATCCTTAGCCTTCACATGCAGTTCAGCCCAATTGCTTCTTGCCCCCAAGTGTGCCGTTGTGACAAAGCGTTTATATACTGCAACGAACGCAGCCTGACATCAGTGCCTCTGGGGATAGGGGAGGGCTACAGCATCCTCTTCTTACATAACAACCAGATCAACAATGCCGGCTTCCCTATGGAATTTCACAATCTAGAATCCATAGAAGTTGTTTATCTGTACGGCAACCAGCTGGATGAATTCCCCATAAATCTgcccaaaaacacaaaagtccTGCATCTTCAGGAAAACAACATCCAAACAATCTCCAGAGCAGCCTTGGCTCAGCTGAGTAAACTTGAGGAATTGCACCTTGATGATAACTCCATCTCTACAGTGGGGGTGGAGGAAGGGGCCTTTAGGGAGGCGCAAAGCCTTAAGCTCCTTTTCCTTACCAAGAACCACTTAAGCAGTGTTCCTATTGGCCTTCCTGAGGACCTGAAGGAGCTGCGGTTGGATGAGAACCGCATAGCTGTTATTGCAGAGGAGGCCTTTCAGAATGTGACGCGCctgcagcgcctcctgctggacGGGAACCTACTGACGGACGAGGGCATAGCGCCAGGGACTTTCAGGGACCTGGGCTCTCTCCGAGAGCTGGCTCTGGCTAGGAATTCCCTCACCTTTCCCCCACCCCTCTTACCCAGCCAGTCTCTGATCAAGCTCAGTCTGCAGGAGAACCTGATCGACCAGATCCCTGTGGCGGCCTTTGCCGACCTAAACAGGCTAGAAAGACTGGATATTTCCTCCAACCAGCTGCAGACTCTTACACACGGAGTGTTCGATGGCCTGTCGAGCCTAAAGCACCTCGTGGTGCGCAGCAACCCCTGGCGTTGTGACTGCTCTGTCAAGTGGGTGGTGGTGTGGCTCAAGTCATTGCCGTCCTCCATCAACGCCAGGGGGTTTGTGTGTAACAGTCCAGAGAAGGTGCGAGGCATGACAATCAGAGAGCTCACGCTGGATATTATTGAGTGCCCTATTTTCCCTGACCAAACGCCCTGGCCCACTCTCCGCTCCACACCCCCTCCTCCACCCACCACCGCCCCTATCACAACCATGATTTCCACCCTCATCACCACATCTAACCCTTACTACTTCGACTCCCCCTCTCCTCCCTTACCACCCATCCATAATAACCCCCCTGGGCCACTTCCCCCCTATGAGGATCCCCTTCAGATCTCCTTCCATGTGGTCAACTCCACCAACATCGAGGTGAGCTGGGCGTCCTATTTCACCGTCACAGCTTACAAAGTCACTTGGGTCAAAAGTAGCCAAAGGCAAAACGAAGGGATGCGGGAGAGGACGGTGAGCGGGGATCGGCGCCACCTAAGCCTCACTGACCTCGAGCCCCGCTCGGTGTATCGGATCTGCGTTCATGTTCTGGACACCCTGAACTCCTACAGGCCAGGAGAGGATACTATCTGCTCCGACGCCAGGACCAAGGCGCCCGCTTCCACTAAGCCTCCCGGACGCGAGCAAGCCCCACAGGACACCTTGAACTTCACGCTGCTCATGGCTGGGATTATAGGCGGAGCGGTCCTCATCATCCTGGTGACGCTGCTGGGCTTGTTCTGCTGGCACATGCACCGGAAGAGCCGGTCGTCCTCGACCAAGTGGAAATACAACCGCGGGCGGAGAAAAGACGATTACTGCGAGGCGGGAACCAAGAAGGACAACTCCATCCTGGAGATGACTGAGACCAGTTTCCAGATAGTGGCTCTGAACAATGAGCAGCTGCTCAAGGGAGACTTCCGGATCCAGCCCATTTACACGCCCAACGGGGGCATTGGATTTAGAGACTGTCACCTCAGCAACAACAGCATAGCCTACTGCAAGAGCAGCAACGTGCCCAGTACAGAGTTCTGCCACACGTGA